A single window of Bordetella genomosp. 11 DNA harbors:
- a CDS encoding ATP-binding protein: protein MNAEPDRAVTAAVSAGHLEPSVPAPGGRRRYDTTGHKNMQQLITLRWIAVLGQIATIYVVAMGFGVPLPLSYMALVLGGLIAFNIVGMLRLRLAPEVSNTELMVAMLVDLVALTAQLYLTGGATNPFVFLYLVQVTLGAVLLKPWSTWLLVIVTTLCFMLLAAAGRPLTLPLDHGNGLASLYVQGMLICFALNASLLVVFITRINGNLRARDAHLADLRQRAAEEEHIVRMGLLASGAAHELGTPLATMAVILGDWRHMRPFKGDPQLLQEIGDMQAAVARCKSIVGGILLSAGEARGEAPAETTVHTFLDDLVADWRATRGFDEQLRYDNAFGADLRIVSDSALKQMICNVLDNALEAARRGIALTVRREEDALVLEITDDGPGFAAPMLAHFGKPYQSSKGRAGGGLGLFLVVNVARTLGGTVSAENLPEGGARVTLRLPLSAITLEEDDDVHPGL from the coding sequence ATGAACGCCGAGCCCGACCGCGCCGTGACGGCGGCCGTGTCCGCCGGACACCTCGAGCCCTCCGTGCCGGCCCCCGGCGGACGGCGACGGTACGACACCACCGGCCACAAGAACATGCAGCAGCTGATCACGCTGCGCTGGATCGCCGTGCTGGGGCAGATCGCCACGATCTACGTCGTGGCGATGGGATTCGGCGTACCGCTGCCGCTAAGTTACATGGCCCTCGTACTGGGCGGGCTGATCGCCTTCAATATCGTCGGCATGCTGCGCCTGCGCCTGGCGCCGGAGGTCAGCAATACCGAGCTGATGGTGGCGATGCTGGTCGACCTCGTCGCGCTGACGGCCCAGCTCTACCTGACCGGCGGCGCCACCAATCCCTTCGTTTTCCTGTACCTGGTCCAGGTCACCCTGGGCGCCGTGCTGCTCAAGCCCTGGAGCACCTGGTTGCTGGTCATCGTCACCACCCTGTGCTTCATGCTGCTGGCCGCCGCCGGGCGGCCGCTGACACTGCCGCTGGACCACGGCAACGGCCTTGCCAGCCTGTACGTGCAGGGCATGCTGATCTGCTTTGCCCTGAACGCATCCCTGCTGGTGGTCTTTATCACGCGCATCAACGGCAACCTGCGGGCGCGCGACGCCCATCTGGCGGACCTGCGCCAGCGGGCCGCCGAAGAGGAACATATCGTTCGCATGGGGCTGCTGGCTTCCGGCGCCGCGCACGAGCTGGGCACGCCGCTGGCGACCATGGCCGTCATTCTGGGCGACTGGCGCCACATGAGGCCCTTCAAGGGCGACCCCCAGCTGCTGCAGGAGATCGGCGACATGCAGGCGGCCGTCGCGCGCTGCAAATCGATCGTCGGCGGTATCCTGCTGTCGGCCGGCGAAGCGCGCGGCGAAGCGCCGGCCGAAACCACCGTGCATACCTTCCTGGACGATCTTGTCGCCGATTGGCGCGCGACGCGGGGCTTCGACGAACAGCTGCGCTACGACAATGCCTTCGGCGCGGACTTGCGCATCGTTTCGGATTCGGCGCTCAAGCAGATGATCTGCAATGTGCTGGACAATGCCCTGGAAGCGGCACGCCGCGGCATCGCGCTGACCGTGCGGCGCGAGGAGGATGCGCTGGTACTGGAAATCACCGACGACGGCCCCGGCTTCGCCGCGCCCATGCTGGCGCACTTCGGCAAGCCGTACCAATCCAGCAAGGGCCGCGCCGGCGGCGGACTGGGGCTGTTCCTTGTGGTGAACGTGGCACGCACGCTGGGCGGCACGGTATCCGCCGAGAACCTGCCCGAAGGCGGCGCGCGCGTTACCCTGCGGTTGCCGCTCTCCGCCATTACCCTGGAGGAAGACGATGACGTCCACCCCGGCCTCTGA
- a CDS encoding AraC family transcriptional regulator, whose product MGLNEIPDSFLHPSPAVDGVDAILDAPRRELVWRLTRLTGTLEGSMATAVPGLYLHRVTCPGGPHHALQLPIFGVIAQGSKRLLVGDQVYEYDPLHYLVSSVDLPVAGKVAVGSSSEPYLGLRLDLDVEAIGALIQDVEPLPAAQAEAPRGLYVNPLSDTLLDGVLRLLRLLDTPVDIPVLAPMVKREIFYRLLMNGQGAVLRQLVQKDSHTQRIARAIRLLREHYVRPLRVDDLARQAHMSASSFHHHFKAVTAMSPLQFQKQLRLQEARRLMFTSDTDVAVVAHQVGYESPSQFSREYSRLFGCAPLRDKRRWMGDGVSQ is encoded by the coding sequence ATGGGCTTGAACGAGATACCCGATTCTTTCTTGCATCCCTCTCCCGCCGTGGACGGCGTCGACGCGATACTCGACGCGCCCCGGCGCGAACTGGTGTGGCGGCTGACCCGGCTGACGGGGACGCTGGAAGGCTCGATGGCGACCGCCGTGCCGGGGCTGTACCTGCATCGCGTCACTTGCCCGGGAGGTCCGCATCACGCCTTGCAGTTGCCGATCTTCGGCGTCATCGCGCAGGGTTCCAAGCGGCTCCTGGTAGGCGACCAGGTGTACGAGTACGATCCGTTGCACTACCTGGTGTCGTCCGTCGATCTTCCGGTCGCCGGCAAGGTCGCCGTCGGGAGTTCCAGCGAACCTTACCTTGGCCTGCGCCTGGACCTCGACGTCGAGGCCATAGGCGCGCTGATCCAGGACGTCGAACCGCTGCCCGCCGCGCAGGCCGAAGCGCCGCGCGGCCTGTACGTCAATCCCCTCAGCGACACGCTGCTGGATGGCGTATTGCGGCTGCTGCGCCTGCTCGATACCCCGGTCGATATCCCCGTGCTGGCGCCCATGGTCAAGCGCGAAATCTTCTACCGGCTGCTGATGAACGGGCAGGGGGCGGTACTGCGCCAATTGGTCCAGAAGGACAGTCATACCCAGCGCATCGCGCGTGCCATCCGCCTGCTGCGCGAACATTATGTGCGGCCGCTGCGTGTGGACGACCTGGCACGCCAGGCGCACATGAGCGCCTCTTCTTTCCACCATCACTTCAAGGCCGTCACCGCGATGAGCCCGCTGCAGTTCCAGAAGCAGTTGCGACTGCAGGAGGCACGGCGCCTGATGTTTACCAGCGACACCGACGTCGCCGTGGTGGCGCATCAGGTCGGCTATGAAAGCCCGTCTCAGTTCAGTCGCGAGTACAGCAGGCTGTTCGGCTGCGCGCCCTTGCGCGACAAGCGCCGCTGGATGGGCGACGGCGTGTCGCAGTAG
- the prpF gene encoding 2-methylaconitate cis-trans isomerase PrpF, which translates to MTTSGRQIEIPALYMRGGTSKGVFFLPQDLPADAARRDAVLLRVAGSPDPYGKQIDGMGGATSSTSKVVIVGKSTRPDCDVDYWFGQVAIGQALVDWSGNCGNLTAAVGPFAIHRGLVRAPADGVATIRIWQANIQRRIIAQVPMRDGQVQELGDFELDGVTFPAAEIPLTFLDPGAGGDEQGGGMFPTGRPRDMLSVPGVGTIEATLIDAGNPAVLVEAAALGLTGTESQARINGDAPLLARLELIRAHAAVAMGAARTADEATATRQHTPKLAFFGPPASYVASSGNAVEASDIDIAARIMSMGQLHHAMTGTGAVAIAAAAAVPDTIVSRILGGARDALCFGHASGRLRVGAEARQAEGRWEVTKVTLSRSARRLMAGTVFVPAAVLGDQA; encoded by the coding sequence ATGACTACCTCAGGCAGACAGATAGAGATTCCCGCGTTGTACATGCGAGGCGGCACCAGCAAGGGCGTGTTTTTCCTGCCGCAGGACCTGCCGGCCGACGCGGCGCGTCGCGACGCGGTGCTATTGCGCGTGGCGGGCAGCCCCGATCCCTACGGCAAGCAGATCGACGGCATGGGCGGGGCGACTTCCAGCACCAGCAAGGTGGTGATCGTCGGCAAAAGCACGCGACCCGATTGCGATGTCGATTATTGGTTCGGCCAGGTCGCCATCGGGCAGGCTTTGGTGGACTGGAGCGGCAACTGCGGCAACCTGACCGCCGCGGTCGGCCCTTTCGCCATTCATCGCGGACTCGTGCGGGCTCCCGCGGATGGCGTGGCAACCATACGCATCTGGCAGGCCAACATCCAGCGCCGGATCATCGCGCAGGTGCCGATGCGTGACGGCCAGGTCCAGGAACTGGGCGACTTCGAACTGGACGGCGTGACCTTCCCGGCGGCGGAGATACCGCTGACCTTCCTCGATCCCGGTGCCGGTGGCGACGAGCAGGGTGGCGGCATGTTCCCCACCGGACGGCCCCGCGACATGCTGTCGGTGCCGGGCGTGGGTACCATCGAAGCGACGCTGATCGATGCCGGCAATCCCGCCGTACTGGTGGAAGCGGCGGCACTGGGCCTGACCGGCACCGAAAGCCAGGCGCGCATCAACGGCGACGCGCCGTTGCTGGCGCGCCTGGAACTGATACGCGCGCATGCGGCCGTGGCGATGGGCGCGGCACGCACGGCGGACGAAGCCACCGCGACGCGCCAGCACACGCCCAAGCTGGCCTTCTTCGGCCCGCCGGCCAGCTACGTCGCCTCCAGCGGCAACGCGGTGGAGGCTTCCGACATCGACATCGCCGCGCGCATCATGTCGATGGGCCAGCTGCATCACGCGATGACGGGGACGGGCGCGGTGGCCATTGCCGCCGCGGCGGCCGTGCCGGATACCATCGTCAGCCGCATTCTGGGGGGCGCCCGGGATGCCTTGTGCTTCGGGCATGCATCCGGCCGCCTGCGGGTCGGCGCGGAGGCGCGCCAGGCGGAAGGCCGTTGGGAGGTCACCAAGGTGACGCTGAGCCGCAGCGCGCGTCGCCTGATGGCGGGTACCGTGTTCGTGCCGGCGGCGGTGCTGGGCGATCAGGCCTGA
- a CDS encoding response regulator transcription factor: protein MTSTPASEERLLLIVEDDETFARTLGRSFERRGYRVLHATGLESLQAILPEHQPGYAVVDLKLKGEASGLACVQALHAHNPDTIIVVLTGYASIATAVEAIKLGARHYLAKPSNTDDIEQAFGRDSGDVETELSDRPTSIKTLEWEHIHETLASTGFNISETARRLGMHRRTLARKLEKQRVK from the coding sequence ATGACGTCCACCCCGGCCTCTGAGGAGCGCCTGCTGCTCATCGTCGAGGACGACGAAACCTTCGCCCGCACGCTGGGCCGATCCTTCGAACGGCGGGGCTACCGCGTGCTGCACGCGACAGGGCTGGAATCGCTGCAGGCGATACTGCCGGAGCACCAGCCGGGGTATGCCGTCGTGGACCTGAAGCTCAAGGGCGAGGCCTCCGGCCTGGCCTGCGTACAAGCGCTGCACGCGCACAATCCGGACACCATCATCGTCGTGCTGACCGGGTACGCCAGCATCGCCACGGCGGTGGAGGCCATCAAGCTCGGAGCGCGGCATTACCTGGCCAAGCCGTCGAACACCGACGATATCGAACAGGCTTTCGGACGGGACAGCGGCGACGTCGAAACGGAGCTGAGCGACCGTCCCACTTCGATCAAGACCCTGGAGTGGGAGCATATCCACGAAACCCTCGCCTCGACGGGATTCAATATCTCCGAAACGGCGCGGCGCCTGGGCATGCACCGGCGCACGCTCGCCCGCAAGCTGGAAAAGCAAAGGGTGAAATAA
- a CDS encoding aldo/keto reductase has product MRYNRLGSTGLFVSELCLGTMTFGGENGTFWGQIGSLEQDEVDRLVGAALDAGINFIDTANVYSGGRSEILTGQAIRNLNVPRENIVVASKVMGQTGTGGVNSSGLSRFHIMESVKASLKRMNLDHLDLYQVHGFDPATPIEETLRALDTLVQHGHVRYIGVSNWAAWQIMKALGISERHGLARFESLQAYYTIAGRDLEREIVPLLRSEGLGLMVWSPLAGGLLSGKFARDKQGEEGNRRTAFDFPPVNRERAFDCVDAMRAIAEARKVSVAQIALAWLLHQPAVTTVIIGAKRIEQLRDNIGAAAIELADDELAALAQVSALPAEYPGWMLERQGDARRRLLTEGTRD; this is encoded by the coding sequence ATGCGCTACAACAGATTGGGCAGTACAGGATTATTCGTGTCGGAACTGTGCCTGGGCACGATGACCTTCGGCGGCGAGAACGGCACTTTTTGGGGGCAGATCGGCAGCCTGGAGCAGGACGAGGTGGACCGCCTGGTCGGCGCCGCCCTGGACGCGGGCATCAACTTCATCGATACCGCGAATGTCTATTCCGGCGGCCGTTCCGAAATCCTGACCGGCCAGGCGATCCGCAACCTGAACGTACCGCGCGAGAACATCGTGGTGGCGTCCAAGGTGATGGGCCAGACGGGCACCGGCGGCGTGAACTCGAGCGGCCTGTCGCGCTTTCACATCATGGAAAGCGTGAAGGCCTCGCTCAAGCGCATGAATCTGGACCATTTGGATCTGTACCAGGTCCATGGCTTCGACCCCGCCACGCCCATCGAAGAGACGCTGCGCGCACTGGATACGCTGGTCCAGCATGGACACGTCAGGTATATCGGCGTCTCCAACTGGGCAGCGTGGCAGATCATGAAGGCGCTGGGCATCTCCGAGCGGCACGGCCTGGCCCGGTTCGAATCGCTGCAGGCTTACTACACGATCGCGGGACGCGACCTCGAACGCGAGATCGTGCCCTTGCTGCGCAGCGAAGGACTGGGCCTGATGGTATGGAGCCCCCTGGCGGGCGGCCTGCTGAGCGGCAAGTTCGCGCGCGACAAACAGGGCGAGGAAGGCAACCGCCGCACCGCCTTCGACTTCCCGCCGGTGAATCGCGAACGGGCCTTCGACTGCGTGGACGCCATGCGCGCCATCGCCGAAGCGCGCAAGGTATCGGTCGCCCAGATCGCCCTGGCCTGGCTGCTGCACCAGCCCGCGGTCACCACGGTCATCATTGGCGCCAAGCGCATCGAACAACTGCGGGACAACATCGGTGCCGCGGCCATCGAGCTCGCCGATGACGAACTGGCCGCGTTGGCCCAGGTCAGCGCCCTGCCCGCCGAGTATCCGGGCTGGATGCTCGAACGCCAGGGCGACGCGCGACGCCGCCTGCTGACGGAGGGCACGCGCGACTGA
- a CDS encoding response regulator transcription factor: protein MIVDDHPMIRFAVRTILEQSGWDVVAEVSTGVDALSAAREHRPDLIVLDIGIPKMDGLMVISRLRADGRDHKPGIVVLTAQNPDHLAARCLHAGASGFVYKGKELQELVSAAKAVLQGNTYFPTVALHPSGERGTAMSEAALIEQLSDRELVVLQHLARGALNKTIAATLMLSEKTVSTYKSRLQEKLNAATLLELTDIARRNGLV from the coding sequence GTGATCGTTGACGATCACCCCATGATCCGCTTCGCGGTCAGGACGATACTGGAACAGAGCGGTTGGGACGTCGTCGCCGAAGTATCGACCGGTGTCGACGCATTGAGCGCCGCGCGCGAACATCGCCCGGACCTGATCGTGCTGGATATCGGCATCCCCAAGATGGACGGCCTGATGGTGATCAGCCGCTTGCGCGCGGACGGACGCGACCACAAGCCCGGGATCGTCGTGCTGACCGCCCAGAACCCGGATCATCTCGCGGCCCGCTGCCTGCACGCGGGCGCCTCGGGCTTTGTGTATAAGGGCAAGGAACTGCAGGAGCTGGTCAGCGCCGCCAAGGCAGTGCTGCAGGGCAATACCTACTTTCCCACCGTTGCGTTGCATCCCAGCGGCGAACGTGGCACCGCCATGAGCGAAGCGGCACTGATCGAACAGCTGTCGGATCGGGAACTGGTGGTCCTGCAGCACCTCGCGCGCGGCGCATTGAACAAGACCATCGCGGCCACCCTGATGCTTAGCGAGAAAACGGTCAGCACATACAAAAGCAGGCTGCAGGAAAAGTTGAACGCCGCCACGCTGCTCGAGCTTACCGATATCGCAAGACGCAACGGCCTGGTGTAG
- a CDS encoding ATP-binding protein, with translation MPGAMLRRAAWISAFLLLTCSADAAQVPYDDEEGPAWIAGLLEEQWLLVDPMLGAAMLAGTMLAGWNSHLRRQISKRRRREHLLQAAAQSAESASRAKSDFLAVASHEIRTPLHAMAGMLELGLKEAAAGQDVQDHLRVAHGAAQGLLDLVRDILDLEKLDRGKLELLPRRANLRALVESVVEVFNGMARDKGLALRFEADRGADTDIMVDAVRFRQIVSNLLGNAVKFTETGRVEVRVSTRRQDNARLSATVVVADTGIGIDRADQDKLFAPYSQTREGARVHGGSGLGLSIARRLASLMGGTLQLESARGEGCTIRFDFDAEILSSPAHAGEPARACADAGPALQILAVDDNGPSRLLLCKQLEHLGHRVVLARGGRAAWRLWRAGAYHLVITDCNMADGSGYALARRIRDAEAAQGGGSCTIWAYTASARRNETERCLEAGMDACLFKPLSLDALRHRLSGLRHARVRIEGAWRHGLRFDPGAIESLAAGDSAIADRFLAALWETGEQDAVTLGNALAAADAAAAGDVLHAVNGVARMVGATALAAACVTAQKALERDGFAAARSACHAAQEELALLMRSVRAWAQTGRDAPAQGQLALQA, from the coding sequence ATGCCCGGCGCCATGCTTAGACGCGCGGCATGGATCTCGGCGTTCCTGCTGCTGACCTGCAGCGCCGATGCGGCGCAGGTACCGTATGACGACGAAGAAGGCCCCGCGTGGATCGCGGGGCTGCTGGAAGAACAATGGCTGCTGGTCGACCCGATGCTGGGCGCCGCCATGCTGGCGGGCACCATGCTGGCGGGATGGAACAGCCATCTGCGCCGCCAGATCAGCAAGCGCCGGCGCAGGGAACATCTTTTGCAGGCCGCGGCGCAATCCGCCGAATCCGCATCGCGCGCGAAAAGCGATTTCCTCGCCGTCGCCAGCCACGAGATCCGCACCCCCCTGCACGCCATGGCCGGCATGCTGGAGCTCGGCCTGAAAGAAGCGGCCGCCGGCCAGGATGTACAGGACCACCTGCGTGTGGCGCATGGCGCGGCGCAAGGATTGCTGGATCTGGTGCGAGACATTCTCGACCTCGAAAAACTGGATCGGGGCAAGCTCGAGCTCCTGCCACGGCGGGCCAATCTGCGCGCGCTGGTGGAATCGGTTGTCGAGGTCTTCAATGGAATGGCGCGCGACAAGGGCTTGGCACTGCGCTTCGAGGCCGATCGCGGCGCCGATACGGACATCATGGTGGACGCGGTACGCTTCCGGCAAATCGTGTCGAACCTCCTTGGCAATGCGGTCAAGTTCACCGAGACGGGCCGTGTGGAGGTCCGCGTCAGCACACGCCGGCAGGACAACGCCCGGCTGTCCGCAACGGTGGTCGTGGCCGACACGGGTATCGGCATAGACCGGGCGGACCAGGACAAGCTGTTCGCCCCCTACAGCCAGACGCGCGAGGGCGCGCGCGTCCATGGCGGTAGCGGTCTGGGCTTGAGCATCGCCCGGCGGCTGGCGTCGCTGATGGGCGGCACCCTGCAGCTGGAAAGCGCGCGTGGCGAGGGTTGCACGATACGTTTCGATTTCGACGCGGAAATCCTGTCCTCGCCGGCGCACGCGGGCGAGCCTGCGCGAGCCTGTGCCGACGCCGGCCCGGCGTTGCAGATATTGGCGGTCGACGACAATGGCCCCAGCCGCCTGCTGCTGTGCAAGCAACTGGAACATCTGGGACATCGCGTCGTGCTGGCCCGCGGCGGCAGGGCGGCATGGCGGCTATGGCGCGCCGGCGCATACCACCTGGTCATCACGGACTGCAATATGGCCGATGGCAGCGGCTACGCGCTGGCACGCCGCATACGCGATGCCGAGGCGGCCCAGGGTGGCGGCTCGTGCACGATATGGGCCTACACGGCCAGCGCGCGGCGGAACGAGACCGAGCGCTGCCTGGAAGCCGGCATGGACGCCTGTCTGTTCAAGCCGCTGAGCCTGGACGCGCTGCGCCATCGGCTGTCCGGCCTGCGGCATGCGCGGGTACGCATCGAAGGCGCGTGGCGGCATGGCCTGCGTTTCGATCCAGGCGCGATCGAATCCCTGGCCGCTGGCGATAGCGCCATCGCGGATCGGTTCCTGGCCGCGCTTTGGGAAACCGGCGAACAGGACGCCGTCACGCTGGGCAATGCATTGGCCGCTGCCGACGCCGCGGCGGCCGGCGACGTGCTGCACGCGGTAAACGGCGTGGCGCGCATGGTCGGCGCCACGGCGTTGGCGGCCGCATGCGTGACGGCGCAAAAGGCGCTCGAGCGCGACGGGTTTGCCGCGGCACGCAGCGCCTGCCATGCCGCCCAGGAAGAACTGGCGCTGCTGATGCGATCGGTGCGCGCGTGGGCGCAGACCGGGCGGGATGCCCCCGCGCAAGGGCAGCTTGCCCTTCAGGCCTGA
- a CDS encoding MFS transporter codes for MTVERPSDVSPLPSTQPPLTRGLLFALAITAGAAVANLYYSQPMLALIADTFQAGEEIGLITMCTQLGYTIGLVLLVPLGDRLERRRLILSQCVLLIAAAAACAVAPSFGALIAASIMLGVGATITQLIIPFAADLAPDATRGQAVGVVFSGLLAGILLARTLSGAVGQLMGWRAMFWVAAGIALALGAMMFMLLPRVAPKSRLPYTQLLGSMVRLLFTHAPLRRACATQACLFGLFSAFWSVLALLLAQPPYGMGSAVAGAFGIVGLIGVGAASWGGKLADRYGARNGVGAGILACALSFVVFALAPSMTGLVVGVILLDLGVSLAQVSNQSLILGLDAQARSRINTVYVTSIFFGGAFGSGAASVAWHRGGWIAVSLLGLGLALLALGVHVHDRISTRRMGAPGRAAS; via the coding sequence ATGACAGTAGAACGCCCTTCCGACGTATCCCCGCTCCCGTCCACACAACCGCCGCTGACGCGCGGATTGCTGTTTGCCCTGGCGATCACCGCGGGCGCCGCGGTGGCGAACCTGTACTACAGCCAGCCCATGCTGGCCCTCATCGCCGACACCTTTCAAGCCGGCGAGGAAATCGGCCTTATCACCATGTGCACGCAATTGGGCTACACCATCGGCCTGGTGCTGCTCGTGCCGCTGGGAGACCGCCTGGAGCGCCGCCGCCTGATCCTGTCGCAATGCGTACTGCTGATCGCCGCGGCCGCGGCATGCGCGGTGGCCCCGTCCTTCGGCGCCTTGATCGCCGCGTCCATCATGCTGGGCGTGGGGGCGACCATCACGCAATTGATCATTCCCTTCGCGGCCGACCTGGCCCCCGACGCCACGCGCGGGCAGGCGGTCGGCGTCGTGTTCAGCGGCCTGCTGGCCGGCATCCTGCTGGCGCGCACGCTCAGCGGCGCGGTCGGCCAGCTTATGGGATGGCGTGCCATGTTCTGGGTGGCCGCCGGCATCGCGCTGGCGCTGGGGGCCATGATGTTCATGCTGCTGCCCCGCGTCGCGCCGAAGTCGCGCCTGCCCTACACGCAACTGCTGGGTTCGATGGTGCGGCTGTTGTTCACGCATGCGCCGCTGCGGCGGGCCTGCGCGACGCAGGCGTGCCTGTTCGGCCTGTTCAGTGCCTTCTGGTCGGTACTCGCGCTGCTGCTGGCCCAGCCGCCCTACGGGATGGGATCGGCGGTGGCCGGCGCGTTCGGGATCGTCGGCCTCATCGGCGTGGGCGCCGCGTCGTGGGGCGGCAAGCTCGCGGACCGCTACGGCGCCCGCAACGGCGTCGGCGCCGGCATCCTCGCATGCGCGCTTTCCTTCGTCGTGTTCGCCCTGGCTCCCTCGATGACCGGCCTGGTCGTCGGCGTCATACTGCTGGACCTGGGCGTATCGCTGGCGCAGGTATCGAATCAATCGCTGATACTCGGCCTGGATGCCCAGGCGCGCAGCCGCATCAACACGGTGTATGTCACCTCCATCTTTTTCGGCGGCGCGTTCGGCTCGGGCGCGGCCAGCGTCGCATGGCACCGCGGCGGATGGATCGCCGTGTCTTTGCTGGGATTGGGATTGGCCTTGCTGGCCCTTGGCGTTCACGTCCATGACCGCATCAGCACACGGCGCATGGGAGCGCCGGGACGAGCCGCCTCGTAA